Sequence from the Sphingomonas suaedae genome:
TATCGGCCGACCCCGGTGCAGATGTTCCACCGCTGAGGCTTGGGTGATGAACCTCCGGCTTCCGGCTCGCATCGGTGCATTTGCGTGCATCGGCGTCGCACTCGCAATGGGTCTGCTCGCCTTGCGCGAGGAGCCGAAGCCGGCATCGCCGCCTCAAAATTTCTCGACCGACCTGCCCACAGACCCGCTCCAGGCAAAGCTTCGGAGCTGCCAGTTGGCCGGGCAGGCGGCGGGCTCGGACCCGGGCTGCCTCGCAGCCTGGGCCGAGAACCGCCAGCGCTTCCTCGGGCAATCGCGATCACCCCCAGTTGTGCCGGATGCGGACGATGCGCCCGGCAAATCCTCCGAGCCGGCGATCTTTGCAGACGATCCGATCACCAACACCCAGCAGGAGCAGTGACATGGGCGGCACTGGCGTCATCGACCGGTTTCTCCAGGTCTTCACCTCGTACATCGATTCCGGATTCGGCCTGCTTCAGGGCGAAGTTGCGTTCCTGGCGACCACGTTGATCGTCATCGACGTGACGCTCGCGGCGCTGTTCTGGACCTTGGGCGAGGGCGACGACATCATCGCCAGGCTGGTCAAGAAGACGCTGTTCGTCGGCATCTTCGCCTACATCATCGGCAACTGGAACATGCTCGCGAGGATTGTCTTCGAGAGCTTTGCCGGGCTTGGCCTGAAGGCCTCCGGCACCGGATTTACGGCCGCCGAGCTGCTGCAACCGGGCCGCGTCGCGCAGGTCGGACTCGACGCAGGACGTCCCATCCTCGACTCGATCTCCGGATTGATGGGCTACATCAGCTTCTTCGAGAATTTCATCCAGATCGTCGTCCTGCTGTTCGCCTGGGTGATCGTGCTGCTCGCCTTCTTCGTGCTGGCCGTGCAGCTGTTCGCGACGCTCATCGAATTCAAGCTGACGGTGCTGTGCGGCTTCGTGCTGATCCCGTTCGGGCTGTTCGGGAAGACCGCGTTCATGGCCGAGCGCGTGCTGGGCAATGTCGTCTCCTCGGGCATCAAGGTTCTGGTGCTCGCGGTGATCGTCGGCATCGGCTCGACGCTCTTCTCTGAATTTGTCGGCGCGATCGGCAACGCACAGCCGACGATCGAGGACGCGATGGCAATCGTGCTGGGTTCGCTATGCCTGCTGGGCCTCGGTATCTTTGGTCCAGGCATCGCCAGCGGCATCGTCTCCGGAGGCCCGCAGCTTGGCGCAGGCGCCGCGGCCGGCACCGCACTCGCGGCAGGTGGCGTGATCGCAGCCGGCGCGGCTGCCGGGGGCACGGCGCTCGGCGCTGCCGGCGGCGCGCTCGCGGGCGCAGGCCGAACCGTCAGCACCGCGACCAGCGCCTATCGTGCTGGAGCCGCAGGCAAGTCGGGCATGTCCGGTGTCGCATCGGGCCTGGGCAATGTCGGCCGCACCGCTACCCAAAGCGCCATGTCGCCGCTTCGGCGCGCGGCTGGCGGATCGTCCAGCGGATCTGCTGGAGCGGGCGCCGGCCCCGGTGGTGGATCTGGCGGCGGCGGGGTTGGTGGTGGCCCAGCGGCGGCTGTCGAGCGGGACTCGGGCGGCGTGCCCAAGCCTCAAACTGGCGCAGGCCCCGTCGAGCGTGACAGCGGCGGCGTTCCGCTACCCCAGTCCGAAGCGTCTCCGGGCGCCTCAGCGTCCGCCGTCTCCGAGCCAGCATCGAATGCGGCTTCACCACCGCCCGAAGCTCCCCGCAGCGAACCTCCCGCCTGGGCCCGGTCGATGCGCCGCCATCAGGCGATCGTCCACGGCGCCAGCGGCGCCACCCACACCCTGCGCGGCGGTGACAGCCGAGGTCCCGGCGCCTCCGTCAGCGTCACCGACAAGGAGTGAATTGCCATGTTTCGACGATCGACCGTGCGCTACGGCGCGACCCCCGAGCCCGAGACCCCCTATCAGCGGGCCGGGCAGGCATGGGATGACCGTATCGGCTCTAGCCGGGTTCAGGCCCGGAACTGGCGGCTGGCCTGCTTCGCCGCGCTCGCGCTGTTGGCGCTGTCCATCGCCGGACTGATCGGCATGGCCATGCGCGGCACGATCACCCCCTGGGTCGTCCAGATCGACAAGATGGGTGAGGCTCAGGCCATTGCACCCGCCGACGCCGACTATCGCCCGAGCGACCCGCAGATCGCGTACCATCTGGCACGTTTCGTCGAGAATTTCCGGGGGATTCCAGCCGACCCGGTCGTTCTCCGCCAAAGCTGGCTGCGGGCCTATGACTTCACGACCGCCAAGGGGGCGCTCGCGCTCAACGACTATGCCCGCAACAACGACCCCTTCGCGCAGGTCGGCAAGTTCCAGGTCGCGGTCGACGTCTCCAGCGTGATCCGCGCGTCGGACAGTAGCTTCCGCATCTCGTGGACCGAGCGGCGCTACCAGGACGGGAGCCTCACCGCGACCGAGCGCTGGTCGGCGATCGCAACGGTCGTGATCCAGACCCCACGCACGCCCGAGGCGCTCCGCAAGAATCCCCTCGGCGTGTTCGTCAACGCCCTCAACTGGTCAAAGGAGCTCACGCAATGACCCCGATCCGCACGGCGATCCTGCCGGCCCTGCTGACGCTCGCGGCCTTGCCGCTTGCCGCATGCAGCGCGTCCCATGCTCAGACACGGTCCCTGACATTCGAGGCCGCGCCTGCCGCCGCACCCGAACCGGAGCAGCCAAAGACAGTCGAGATCATCCGCGTCCCCGAACCGCTCCCTCTACCGGGGCAGTTGAAACCGATCTCGGCAGCATCCGTGCCGGAGCCCGCCGACCCCAAGACCCGGATCGGCACCGCCAATGCGGCGGCGCGCATGCAGCCCGTGCGCGACGGCTTTCTCAATGCGATCCAGCTCTACCCCTGGGCGGAAGGTGCGCTCTATCAACTCTACACCGCGCCCGGTCAGGTCACCGATATCGCGCTGCAGGAAGGCGAGCAATTGGTGGGACCTGGCCCAGTAGCAGCGGGCGATACCGTCCGCTGGATCATCGGCGACACGATCAGTGGCTCTGGTCCGGGGCAACGCGTCCACATCCTGATCAAGCCGACCAGGGCCGGCCTCTTCACCAACGTCGTGATCAACACCGACCGACGCACCTATCATCTCGAGCTGCGCTCGACGCCCGAGACCTATATGGCCTCAGTGTCCTGGACCTATCCGCAAGATGCGTTGATCGCACTTGCCGCCCGCAGCCGCGAAGCAGCCGCTGAGGCGCCCGTCGTGCCAAACATCGACATCGATGCGCTCAATTTTCGCTATCGGATCGAAGGCGATCGTCCGTCCTGGCGACCCCTGCGCGCCTTCGATGATGGCCGTCAGGTCTTCATCGACCTTCCGTCGAACATCGGCCAGAGCGACCTTCCGCCGCTGTTCGTCGCCGGCGCCAAGGGCGAGGGCGAGCTCGTCAACTATCGCATCCGCGGGCGCTATCTGGTGGTCGATCGCTTGTTCGCTGGCGCTGAGCTGCGGCTTGGCGCCGGCAAGTCCGAGAAGCGCGTGCGCATCCTTCGTGACGGCGCCATGCCGGTGGAGAAGGTGAAATGAACGCCGCTGCTGAACCCGCTTCAGCGGGCGCGCCCGACCTTCGGCTGCGCGGCGATCCGCCCCGCGTGATGCGCCTCTCGCGCAAGGCTCTCGCAATTGTCGGGTTGGTGACGACCGCCGGCATTGGCGGAGCGCTGGTCTACGCTCTTCAGTCCTCAGCGCCGAAGAGCCAGACCGAGCTCTATGCGACTGACAATCGCGCGGCGTCCGACACCCTTGCTGGTGCACCGAAGGACTATTCGCAGGTGCCCAAGCTTGGCCCGCCACTGCCAGGCGATCTTGGCCGGCCGATCCTCTCGGCGCAGCAGCGCGGCGTCGATGTCCCGCCGCCGCCAATGGGTACCGCACCGCCGACCCCCGCTGGTCCTGCCGCCAACGCGGCACAAGCCGCACGCGAGCGTGTTCGTCAGGAGCGGGACGCCGCGCGCACCAGCAAGGTATTTGTCGGGGGAGAAGGTGCAGCCGCCTCGACCGGCGCCGGAGCCGCTCCGCCGGTGCAACTGCCGGCAGTCGTGAGTGCCGTCGCAGCGCCGACAGCACCCTCCAGCGGCGATTCCGATCAGAGCGGCAAGCGCAATTTCCTGCGCGCTTATGAAGGTGCGCCGACCGAGAGCGGCCATCGGGTGACCCAGCCGACCTCACCCTATGTGGTGCAAGCGGGAAGCGTCATTCCCGCCGCATTGATCACCGGCATCCGTTCCGACCTGCCCGGCATCATTACCGCGCAGGTGACCCAAAACATCTATGACAGCGTCACCGGTCGCCACCTGCTTATCCCGCAAGGCAGCCGGCTCATCGGCGAATATGATTCGCAGGTCTCGTTCGGTCAGAGCCGCGTTCTGCTCGCTTGGGATCGTCTGATTCGTCCCGATGGGCGCTCGATCCAGCTTGACCGGCTACCCGGCGCGGATGCCGCGGGGTATTCTGGGCTGCAGGATCGAGTAAACCAGCATTGGGGCGGGATACTCCGTGCAGCGTTGATTTCGACACTGCTCAATGTCGGCACCGAGGTCGGCAACGGCAACGACGACGATCTCATCCGCGCGCTTCGCCAAGGCACCTCGGAATCGATCGGCCGCACCGGCCAGGATCTCGTCCGCCGCCAGATGAGCGTGCAGCCCACGCTTACAATCCGGCCCGGATTCCAGCTCCGCGTGATCGTGACCCGCGACATCGTGATGACGCCAGCAGGAGATGTAAAATGACGCTCAAGCTGGGGCCGCTCGCGGACGACAAGCCGGTCAAGGTGACGATCGACGTTCCGGCGGAAGTGTATCGAGATCTGACAGCCTATGCCGAGGCGCATGCTGTAGCGACTAACCAGACGTCGCAGGGTCCGGCCAAATTGATCGTGCCGATGATCGCCCAGTTCATGGCGACCGATCGCGGGTTCGCGAAGGCGAGGCGATCGTGACAAGCTTTTCTCTGAGGGTTTGGGCGCGCGCAATGACTTTAGCACCAGCACAGTCCCTCGCGACTAACATCGCCAGGACTCTGCGCTAGATCCGCGCGGGGAGGTTTGCGCCCCCTGAACCTCCCCATCGCGGGGAAAGGCCGTCACGATCCCCTCCTCGTGGCGGCCTTTCTGACTCCACCTGACCCATAATGTCCCTCATGGTCCTTCCATAACGATGGGCGACAAGCGCCAGGAACCGGGCGAGCGCCGGGTTGGGGTTGTCTTCCCGCCAATGCAGGACCTGGTCGATCCGCGTCGGACCGAAAGCGTCTTGGACGGGTCGCAGCACGATTGCCGGATCAGCCCTGACGACTGCGCCGGCCGTGATGGCCACGCAGTTGCCGCCAGCGAAGCTCAGGAGATTGCTGCGGCTGACATTCTGGTGGGATATGCTTGGGGTGAAGCTGGCCCCCAACATGCGCGCGCGGATCATCGCGGCAATCAGCGGGCCCGGATCTGCCACCGTTACGAGGAAGGAAGCGTTGCGCAGATCGGTCCAATAGAGCTGCGCACGCGTTTCGAGCGGATGGCCTCGCGCCATTGCGACGGTGAGTGGCTCGCTCCACAGGCACAGCGAACGATGACCGGGCTCTCCGGTATCGCCGGCGACGATCGCGACATCGAGTCGGTCGCGATCGATCTGGGTCAGGAGCGTATCGCGTGCACCTTCCATTGGCTCGAGCGCGACTTCGGGGCAGGCGGTCCGATACGCTTCGAGGATCGCTCTCAAATCGCCCGCGGCGAGCGAGCTCTGAAAGCCGATCCGCAACTTGCCAGCATTCCCCTTGGCGAGGGCCTCCGATTCAATCGACAGCGCCTCCAGATCAATCAGGATGGCACGAGCGCGATCGAGGAAACGCTGACCGACTGCGGTCGGCGCGACCCCTTGTGTGGATCGGTCGAACAGCGATAGGCCCAGGCGGAGCTCAAGAGTGCGGATACGTTTGCTAAGCGTGGATTGCTTCACGCTGAATTTCCCGGCGGCCCGGCTGAAACTACCGGTCTCCGCAGCCGCCAGCGCATAGCGCAGGAGGTGAACGTCGATCATGGCGCATCCCTGTCCGTCTTGCCCCGGTGATCGGGGGCGCGCAGTGAGCCAGCTAGGCGATCAGAAGTCTGCGTGCCAATTACAAGAAATGGGGAGGCGTGCTGCCCCAACGCCGCCTCTTTGCTGGCACCTCTTCCCCTTTTTCGTCCAGTTGGACTTCACCGGATATCCGGACGTTCGGAACGAAAAGGTGTACAGGCGGCGCACCAGACGTCCGCAACATTGTCGTGAACCTGTGGCATGCGCGGATGCGAAGGCAAGACCCATCGCGTCCGCACAGATTCAGTCATCGGCGTCGGCCTGAATCAGCAGCAGCATCGCCTCAGCCATGCGCCGTTCGACCTCGGCCACCGCGACACCGGGACGCGCGGCGATCTCGACACAGCCAAGGCTATCCAGCCGATGCATCAGGAACACCGCGCGCGTCGTGGCATCCATGCGCCGCACGCGACGCTCCAGCCGGGCTAGCTCGACGTCAACGCCGGACGCCTGTCGCCAGAATTTCCACCGCATCGGCCCCGGGAAAGGGGTGGGCGGCAAGGAGCGCACCGCAGTCCCGCCGATCGAGGCGGGTCGCACCCAAAGGGCCGCAGCACAGCGAAGGACCCGGAGCAGCCGGGTTGCGGCACGCTGCGGCGGGACTAAGGGCAGCGACCGCCCAGCCCCTTTGCCGGGGGCGAAACCAGCGCCGACGCGCATAGCGCGGCGTCCACAGATCCTGCGCGCCAGCGCAAGGCTCCAGCGGAGCCCATCGAGTGTGTCACGCGGCAAAACAAAGATGCTGCGGACCCTGGCGGCTGCTTCGCAGAAGTCCGCCCGCGCACGCTCATCCAGCTCCACGTTCGATCTGCCGGCAACGCCGACGCGTCAGCGACCGCAACCCGCATGGGCCGAGACGCGCAGCGACTCGGCGACGCGACAGCGCCCTAGAGCGCGACCGCGCGACCGCGCGACCGCGCGGGACGCCGACACGCCACGGGCATGAGATCAGCTCACGCTAACGTTGGTTTTTCTTCCCGCCAGTTCGATTAAGCGAGGCAGCCCTTGCGAAATTCTGAGGGAACCTGCCTGTTCCTCTGACCAACTCCGCGAGCCAGTCATGCCCGAGCCTATCGACCGAATTCTCCGTCTTCCTGCGGTACTCGACGCCACCGGCCTCAGCCGCTCGACGCTGTATCGGAAGATCAATCAGGGGACGTTCCCCAAGCAAATCGCGATCAGCGCTCGATGCGCTGGCTGGCGCCAATCTTCTGTGAATGCCTGGCTAATGAACCCGATCCACTACACCTGCTCGGAGGACTCCTGACCCGACGCCGCCACATGCGAGGCACTGGCATTCCACCGCAAACACACCCGAAGTCGATAGCGGTAAGGTCGAGTAAGGCGACATGCCTTCACTTGACGCATCAGGTTGGAGCCATC
This genomic interval carries:
- the trbK-alt gene encoding putative entry exclusion protein TrbK-alt, translating into MNLRLPARIGAFACIGVALAMGLLALREEPKPASPPQNFSTDLPTDPLQAKLRSCQLAGQAAGSDPGCLAAWAENRQRFLGQSRSPPVVPDADDAPGKSSEPAIFADDPITNTQQEQ
- the trbL gene encoding P-type conjugative transfer protein TrbL, with protein sequence MGGTGVIDRFLQVFTSYIDSGFGLLQGEVAFLATTLIVIDVTLAALFWTLGEGDDIIARLVKKTLFVGIFAYIIGNWNMLARIVFESFAGLGLKASGTGFTAAELLQPGRVAQVGLDAGRPILDSISGLMGYISFFENFIQIVVLLFAWVIVLLAFFVLAVQLFATLIEFKLTVLCGFVLIPFGLFGKTAFMAERVLGNVVSSGIKVLVLAVIVGIGSTLFSEFVGAIGNAQPTIEDAMAIVLGSLCLLGLGIFGPGIASGIVSGGPQLGAGAAAGTALAAGGVIAAGAAAGGTALGAAGGALAGAGRTVSTATSAYRAGAAGKSGMSGVASGLGNVGRTATQSAMSPLRRAAGGSSSGSAGAGAGPGGGSGGGGVGGGPAAAVERDSGGVPKPQTGAGPVERDSGGVPLPQSEASPGASASAVSEPASNAASPPPEAPRSEPPAWARSMRRHQAIVHGASGATHTLRGGDSRGPGASVSVTDKE
- the trbF gene encoding conjugal transfer protein TrbF; the protein is MFRRSTVRYGATPEPETPYQRAGQAWDDRIGSSRVQARNWRLACFAALALLALSIAGLIGMAMRGTITPWVVQIDKMGEAQAIAPADADYRPSDPQIAYHLARFVENFRGIPADPVVLRQSWLRAYDFTTAKGALALNDYARNNDPFAQVGKFQVAVDVSSVIRASDSSFRISWTERRYQDGSLTATERWSAIATVVIQTPRTPEALRKNPLGVFVNALNWSKELTQ
- the trbG gene encoding P-type conjugative transfer protein TrbG; its protein translation is MTPIRTAILPALLTLAALPLAACSASHAQTRSLTFEAAPAAAPEPEQPKTVEIIRVPEPLPLPGQLKPISAASVPEPADPKTRIGTANAAARMQPVRDGFLNAIQLYPWAEGALYQLYTAPGQVTDIALQEGEQLVGPGPVAAGDTVRWIIGDTISGSGPGQRVHILIKPTRAGLFTNVVINTDRRTYHLELRSTPETYMASVSWTYPQDALIALAARSREAAAEAPVVPNIDIDALNFRYRIEGDRPSWRPLRAFDDGRQVFIDLPSNIGQSDLPPLFVAGAKGEGELVNYRIRGRYLVVDRLFAGAELRLGAGKSEKRVRILRDGAMPVEKVK
- a CDS encoding TrbI/VirB10 family protein, whose protein sequence is MNAAAEPASAGAPDLRLRGDPPRVMRLSRKALAIVGLVTTAGIGGALVYALQSSAPKSQTELYATDNRAASDTLAGAPKDYSQVPKLGPPLPGDLGRPILSAQQRGVDVPPPPMGTAPPTPAGPAANAAQAARERVRQERDAARTSKVFVGGEGAAASTGAGAAPPVQLPAVVSAVAAPTAPSSGDSDQSGKRNFLRAYEGAPTESGHRVTQPTSPYVVQAGSVIPAALITGIRSDLPGIITAQVTQNIYDSVTGRHLLIPQGSRLIGEYDSQVSFGQSRVLLAWDRLIRPDGRSIQLDRLPGADAAGYSGLQDRVNQHWGGILRAALISTLLNVGTEVGNGNDDDLIRALRQGTSESIGRTGQDLVRRQMSVQPTLTIRPGFQLRVIVTRDIVMTPAGDVK
- a CDS encoding DUF2274 domain-containing protein, with product MTLKLGPLADDKPVKVTIDVPAEVYRDLTAYAEAHAVATNQTSQGPAKLIVPMIAQFMATDRGFAKARRS
- a CDS encoding LysR family transcriptional regulator; protein product: MIDVHLLRYALAAAETGSFSRAAGKFSVKQSTLSKRIRTLELRLGLSLFDRSTQGVAPTAVGQRFLDRARAILIDLEALSIESEALAKGNAGKLRIGFQSSLAAGDLRAILEAYRTACPEVALEPMEGARDTLLTQIDRDRLDVAIVAGDTGEPGHRSLCLWSEPLTVAMARGHPLETRAQLYWTDLRNASFLVTVADPGPLIAAMIRARMLGASFTPSISHQNVSRSNLLSFAGGNCVAITAGAVVRADPAIVLRPVQDAFGPTRIDQVLHWREDNPNPALARFLALVAHRYGRTMRDIMGQVESERPPRGGDRDGLSPRWGGSGGANLPARI
- a CDS encoding sigma factor-like helix-turn-helix DNA-binding protein; translated protein: MRRMDATTRAVFLMHRLDSLGCVEIAARPGVAVAEVERRMAEAMLLLIQADADD
- a CDS encoding helix-turn-helix transcriptional regulator: MPEPIDRILRLPAVLDATGLSRSTLYRKINQGTFPKQIAISARCAGWRQSSVNAWLMNPIHYTCSEDS